A genomic window from Oncorhynchus masou masou isolate Uvic2021 unplaced genomic scaffold, UVic_Omas_1.1 unplaced_scaffold_981, whole genome shotgun sequence includes:
- the LOC135538545 gene encoding serine/threonine-protein kinase SMG1-like, giving the protein MVIAPSLQTLSLSGTCPPVSEDPPPSNGPVVGLGGVGLPGKPVFRGAAAVVVSEEQMTRPIKAFTAEFVRQMLIGLPTQTLGLSLCSTLSALGLDLTAQVEAKDFGADGKVSLDELCKQTVVQGLGAGRMSQLLLNRGTVLASSYDTAWKKLDLLRRLETSLDAAKVSLQRTQLHITMFQWQHEDVLGPRTQPMSVSPPPRSIILSSMKKKLYKLSQDEAAIAAVQEKLASLEGSIEQRLKWAGGANPALAPVLQDFDLTIAERRALVARESQRTSQVTFLCSTILNFESLRMRTPEALSMDSALFELLKRCQQTCSYAAQFNTSVSSIELQLLHRLSPALELPIGSPDWLACAQKQLGQELATQGAVQEEREQQLDVATESLQLLVDSIKGILSNHNRQLADVKHLLRAMAKDEENALAEGEEVTYEGSVRQFLLEYKAWQDNVQIVLFTVVQATGQTRGGGASQEGVELLQEIPATLKELHTQSTSVYNGLVGFASPLVTERGGDCSSPTSTAQTSFAAAVRCSGVKTQTDSMSQNSRKLLPPSNLLSPGGHPPSAQTMTTVQERNSYAVSVWKRVKAKLEGRDVDPSRRMSVTEQVDCVIKEATNVDNLSQLYEGWTAWV; this is encoded by the exons ATGGTGATTGCTCCTTCGCTCCAGACACTCTCCCTCAGTG gtaCGTGCCCCCCAGTGTCTGAGGACCCTCCTCCCTCCAACGGCCCAGTAGTGGGTCTGGGGGGTGTAGGTCTACCAGGGAAGCCCGTGTTCCGGGGGGCGGCGGCGGTGGTAGTGAGCGAGGAGCAGATGACCCGGCCCATCAAGGCGTTCACGGCTGAGTTTGTCCGTCAGATGCTGATTGGTCTTCCCACCCAGACcctgggtctgtctctctgcagcactctGTCCGCCCTGGGTCTGGATCTGACCGCGCAGGTGGAGGCCAAGGACTTCGGAGCTGACGGCAAG GTGTCGCTAGATGAGTTGTGTAAGCAGACGGTGGTGCAGGGTCTGGGCGCCGGCCGTATGTCTCAGCTGCTGCTGAACAGAGGCACGGTGCTGGCTTCCTCCTACGACACGGCCTGGAAGAAACTGGACCTGCTCAGACGCCTGGAGACCAGCCTGGACGCTGCCAAGGTCTCCCTGCAACGCACCCAGCTACACATCACCATGTtccag TGGCAGCATGAGGACGTGCTCGGCCCTCGGACCCAGCCGATGAGTGTGAGCCCTCCTCCTCGCTCCATCATCCTCAGTAGTATGAAGAAGAAGCTTTACAAACTCAGCCAGGACGAGGCGGCCATCGCTGCTGTCCAG GAGAAGCTGGCATCACTAGAGGGCAGTATAGAGCAGCGTCTGAAGTGGGCCGGAGGGGCCAACCCTGCCCTGGCCCCGGTGCTCCAGGACTTTGATCTGACCATCGCAGAGCGCCGCGCCCTCGTGGCCCGGGAGAGCCAGCGTACCAGCCAG GTGACATTCCTGTGCAGTACCATACTGAACTTTGAGAGCCTGCGGATGCGGACCCCTGAGGCCCTGAGCATGGACTCTGCTCTGTTTGAGCTGCTGAAGAGGTGCCAGCAGACCTGCTCCTACGCTGCCCAGTTCAACACCTCCGTCTCCTCCATAGAGCTACAGCTGCTgcacagactg AGTCCGGCGTTGGAGCTGCCCATCGGCAGCCCTGATTGGCTAGCTTGTGCCCAGAAGCAGCTGGGCCAGGAGCTGGCTACCCAGGGGGCTGTGCAAGAGGAGCGTGAGCAGCAGCTGGATGTCGCCACGGAATCACTGCAGCTATTGGTGGACAGCATCAAGGGCATCCTGTCCAATCACAACCGCCAGCTGGCTGACGTTAAACACCTTCTGAGGGCCATGGCCAAG GACGAGGAGAACGCGCTGGCGGAGGGGGAGGAAGTGACCTACGAGGGCAGCGTGCGCCAGTTCCTGTTGGAGTACAAGGCGTGGCAGGACAACGTGCAGATCGTGCTGTTCACTGTCGTCCAGGCAACGGGCCAGACCCGAGGCGGAGGAGCCAGTCAGGAGGGGGTGGAGCTACTGCAGGAGATACCTGCTACCCTGAAGGAGCTACACACACAGagcaccag TGTGTATAACGGCCTGGTTGGCTTTGCGTCTCCGTTggtgacagagaggggtggagactgTTCCAGCCCCACCTCTACAGCTCAGACCAGCTTCGCTGCAG CGGTGAGGTGCAGCGGTGTGAAGACTCAGACGGACTCAATGTCCCAGAATTCACGCAAGCTCCTCCCCCCTTCTAACCTTCTCTCACCCGGCGGACACCCCCCCAGCGCTCAGACGATGACCA